One region of Danio rerio strain Tuebingen ecotype United States chromosome 5, GRCz12tu, whole genome shotgun sequence genomic DNA includes:
- the ugt2b1 gene encoding UDP glucuronosyltransferase 2 family, polypeptide B1 isoform X1: protein MRLVVCFLSLLTVFSAGECGNILVWYTEGSHWINLKIVLDTLLDRGHNVTVLIPDGALFMKAKESDRFSYQHFSVSTSAQDMQDFLDEFLHFSVFELENSNLLQIQMKFFDLLSKHQYMSLSYCDGILKSPELMDKLKTGKFDVVLSDPMYPCSDIVAEELNVPLVYTFRFSLAHTMERMCGQIPAPPSYVPGATSKLTDKMSFTERIYSMLFYLSIDTFYRLIWKRFDNYYTEYLGRPTSYCEMMGKADIWLIRTYWDFEFPRPFVPNFKYIGGLHCTPAKPLPKDMEEFVQSSGDDGIVVFTLGSMIDKVPKEMSNRIASALAQIPQKVLWRYGGEKPDTLGENTRIYKWMPQNDLLGHPKTRAFITHGGTNGIYEAIYHGVPMVGIPLFGDQPDNMVHMKTRGAAVVVDSIKSMQPQELVDKLNTVINDPSYKENAMRLSRIHHDRPMKPLDESVFWIEFVMRNKGAKHLRVEAHNLTWYQYHCLDVFAFLTTVLTLVLYICFKMAKFFIMRCCFRSKRKSKKE from the exons ATGAGACTCgtggtctgttttctttctctgctCACTGTGTTCAGCGCTGGAGAATGTGGGAATATATTAGTCTGGTATACTGAGGGCAGCCACTGGATTAATCTGAAGATTGTGTTGGACACTTTATTGGACAGGGGACACAATGTTACAGTGCTGATCCCTGATGGCGCTCTGTTTATGAAAGCCAAAGAATCGGATCGCTTCTCCTACCAGCACTTCAGTGTGTCCACATCTGCACAGGACATGCAAGATTTCTTGGATGAATTTCTGCATTTCTCAGTGTTTGAGTTGGAGAATTCAAACTTGCTGCAGATTCAAATGAAATTCTTTGACCTTCTTTCCAAACATCAATATATGAGTTTGTCCTACTGTGACGGCATTCTCAAATCTCCAGAGTTGATGGACAAATTGAAGACAGGAAAGTTTGACGTTGTCCTGTCAGATCCAATGTACCCATGTAGTGATATTGTGGCTGAAGAGCTGAACGTCCCCTTGGTTTACACGTTCAGATTCTCCCTTGCTCACACTATGGAGCGCATGTGTGGTCAGATACCAGCTCCACCATCATATGTTCCTGGAGCCACGAGTAAACTCACAGACAAGATGAGCTTTACTGAGCGAATCTACAGTATGCTTTTCTACCTTTCTATAGATACTTTTTATAGACTCATTTGGAAAAGATTTGACAACTATTACACTGAATATCTTG GACGGCCCACTTCCTATTGTGAGATGATGGGTAAAGCTGATATCTGGTTAATCAGAACCTACTGGGATTTTGAGTTTCCACGGCCATTCGTGCCCAACTTCAAATATATCGGAGGGCTTCACTGCACCCCTGCCAAGCCTTTACCCaag GACATGGAAGAGTTTGTGCAGAGCTCAGGGGATGATGGGATCGTGGTCTTCACACTGGGGTCTATGATAGACAAAGTGCCCAAAGAGATGAGCAATAGAATCGCCTCTGCACTGGCACAGATACCACAGAAG GTCTTGTGGCGATACGGTGGAGAGAAACCAGATACTCTTGGTGAAAACACTAGAATCTATAAGTGGATGCCTCAGAATGATTTACTGG GCCACCCCAAAACCAGAGCGTTCATCACTCACGGGGGCACTAATGGCATATATGAGGCCATATATCATGGTGTCCCGATGGTCGGCATCCCCTTGTTTGGTGACCAGCCTGATAATATGGTTCATATGAAGACCAGAGGTGCTGCTGTTGTAGTAGACAGCATTAAGAGCATGCAGCCACAAGAACTGGTGGACAAACTCAATACAGTCATTAATGACCCTTC GTATAAAGAGAATGCAATGCGTTTGTCCAGGATTCATCACGACAGACCAATGAAGCCTTTAGATGAGTCTGTGTTCTGGATTGAGTTCGTCATGCGCAATAAAGGTGCAAAACACCTGCGTGTGGAGGCCCACAACCTGACCTGGTATCAGTACCACTGTCTGGATGTGTTCGCTTTTCTTACCACTGTCCTGACTCTAGTCCTCTACATCTGCTTTAAAATGGCCAAATTCTTCATCATGCGCTGCTGCTTTAGATCAAAGAGGAAAAGCAAGAAAGAGTGA
- the ugt2b1 gene encoding UDP glucuronosyltransferase 2 family, polypeptide B1 isoform X3 — MRLVVCFLSLLTVFSAGECGNILVWYTEGSHWINLKIVLDTLLDRGHNVTVLIPDGALFMKAKESDRFSYQHFSVSTSAQDMQDFLDEFLHFSVFELENSNLLQIQMKFFDLLSKHQYMSLSYCDGILKSPELMDKLKTGKFDVVLSDPMYPCSDIVAEELNVPLVYTFRFSLAHTMERMCGQIPAPPSYVPGATSKLTDKMSFTERIYSMLFYLSIDTFYRLIWKRFDNYYTEYLGRPTSYCEMMGKADIWLIRTYWDFEFPRPFVPNFKYIGGLHCTPAKPLPKDMEEFVQSSGDDGIVVFTLGSMIDKVPKEMSNRIASALAQIPQKVLWRYGGEKPDTLGENTRIYKWMPQNDLLGHPKTRAFITHGGTNGIYEAIYHGVPMVGIPLFGDQPDNMVHMKTRGAAVVVDSIKSMHLCSGLSSSCAIKVQNTCVWRPTT; from the exons ATGAGACTCgtggtctgttttctttctctgctCACTGTGTTCAGCGCTGGAGAATGTGGGAATATATTAGTCTGGTATACTGAGGGCAGCCACTGGATTAATCTGAAGATTGTGTTGGACACTTTATTGGACAGGGGACACAATGTTACAGTGCTGATCCCTGATGGCGCTCTGTTTATGAAAGCCAAAGAATCGGATCGCTTCTCCTACCAGCACTTCAGTGTGTCCACATCTGCACAGGACATGCAAGATTTCTTGGATGAATTTCTGCATTTCTCAGTGTTTGAGTTGGAGAATTCAAACTTGCTGCAGATTCAAATGAAATTCTTTGACCTTCTTTCCAAACATCAATATATGAGTTTGTCCTACTGTGACGGCATTCTCAAATCTCCAGAGTTGATGGACAAATTGAAGACAGGAAAGTTTGACGTTGTCCTGTCAGATCCAATGTACCCATGTAGTGATATTGTGGCTGAAGAGCTGAACGTCCCCTTGGTTTACACGTTCAGATTCTCCCTTGCTCACACTATGGAGCGCATGTGTGGTCAGATACCAGCTCCACCATCATATGTTCCTGGAGCCACGAGTAAACTCACAGACAAGATGAGCTTTACTGAGCGAATCTACAGTATGCTTTTCTACCTTTCTATAGATACTTTTTATAGACTCATTTGGAAAAGATTTGACAACTATTACACTGAATATCTTG GACGGCCCACTTCCTATTGTGAGATGATGGGTAAAGCTGATATCTGGTTAATCAGAACCTACTGGGATTTTGAGTTTCCACGGCCATTCGTGCCCAACTTCAAATATATCGGAGGGCTTCACTGCACCCCTGCCAAGCCTTTACCCaag GACATGGAAGAGTTTGTGCAGAGCTCAGGGGATGATGGGATCGTGGTCTTCACACTGGGGTCTATGATAGACAAAGTGCCCAAAGAGATGAGCAATAGAATCGCCTCTGCACTGGCACAGATACCACAGAAG GTCTTGTGGCGATACGGTGGAGAGAAACCAGATACTCTTGGTGAAAACACTAGAATCTATAAGTGGATGCCTCAGAATGATTTACTGG GCCACCCCAAAACCAGAGCGTTCATCACTCACGGGGGCACTAATGGCATATATGAGGCCATATATCATGGTGTCCCGATGGTCGGCATCCCCTTGTTTGGTGACCAGCCTGATAATATGGTTCATATGAAGACCAGAGGTGCTGCTGTTGTAGTAGACAGCATTAAGAGCATGCA TCTGTGTTCTGGATTGAGTTCGTCATGCGCAATAAAGGTGCAAAACACCTGCGTGTGGAGGCCCACAACCTGA
- the ugt2b1 gene encoding UDP glucuronosyltransferase 2 family, polypeptide B1 isoform X4, with protein MRLVVCFLSLLTVFSAGECGNILVWYTEGSHWINLKIVLDTLMDRGHNVTVLMPDGALFMKAKESDRFSYQNFSVSTSAQDMQDFLDELHFSVFEMEQLNLLQIQMKFFDLGSRHQDMGLSYCDGILKSPELMDKLKTGKFDVLLSDPMYPCSDIVAEVLNVPLVFTLRFSIAHTMERMCGQIPAPPSYVPGAMSKLTDKMSFTERIFNTLFYLSMDTFSVIAWKKFDNYYTEYFGRPTSYCEMMGKADIWLIRTYWDFEFPRPFVPNFKYIGGLHCTPAKPLPKDMEEFVQSSGDDGIVVFTLGSMIDKVPKEMSNRIASALAQIPQKVLWRYGGEKPDTLGENTRIYKWMPQNDLLGHPKTRAFITHGGTNGIYEAIYHGVPMVGIPLFGDQPDNMVHMKTRGAAVVVDSIKSMHLCSGLSSSCAIKVQNTCVWRPTT; from the exons ATGAGACTCgtggtctgttttctttctctgctCACTGTGTTCAGCGCTGGAGAATGTGGGAATATATTAGTCTGGTATACTGAGGGCAGCCACTGGATTAATTTGAAGATTGTGTTGGACACTTTAATGGACAGGGGACACAATGTTACAGTGCTGATGCCTGATGGCGCGCTCTTTATGAAAGCCAAAGAATCGGATCGCTTCTCCTACCAGAACTTCAGTGTGTCCACATCCGCACAGGACATGCAAGATTTCTTGGATGAACTACATTTCTCAGTGTTTGAGATGGAGCAATTAAACTTGCTGCAGATTCAAATGAAATTCTTCGACCTTGGTTCCAGACATCAAGATATGGGTTTGTCCTACTGTGACGGCATTCTGAAATCTCCAGAGTTGATGGACAAATTGAAGACAGGAAAGTTTGATGTTCTCCTGTCAGATCCAATGTACCCGTGTAGTGATATTGTGGCTGAAGTGCTGAACGTCCCCTTGGTTTTTACCTTGAGATTCTCCATTGCTCACACTATGGAGCGCATGTGTGGTCAGATACCAGCTCCACCTTCATATGTTCCTGGAGCCATGAGTAAACTAACAGACAAGATGAGCTTTACTGAGCGAATCTTCAACACACTCTTCTACCTTTCTATGGACACTTTTTCTGTTATTGCCTGGAAGAAATTTGATAACTATTATACTGAATATTTTG GACGGCCCACTTCCTATTGTGAGATGATGGGTAAAGCTGATATCTGGTTAATCAGAACCTACTGGGATTTTGAGTTTCCACGGCCATTCGTGCCCAACTTCAAATATATCGGAGGGCTTCACTGCACCCCTGCCAAGCCTTTACCCaag GACATGGAAGAGTTTGTGCAGAGCTCAGGGGATGATGGGATCGTGGTCTTCACACTGGGGTCTATGATAGACAAAGTGCCCAAAGAGATGAGCAATAGAATCGCCTCTGCACTGGCACAGATACCACAGAAG GTCTTGTGGCGATACGGTGGAGAGAAACCAGATACTCTTGGTGAAAACACTAGAATCTATAAGTGGATGCCTCAGAATGATTTACTGG GCCACCCCAAAACCAGAGCGTTCATCACTCACGGGGGCACTAATGGCATATATGAGGCCATATATCATGGTGTCCCGATGGTCGGCATCCCCTTGTTTGGTGACCAGCCTGATAATATGGTTCATATGAAGACCAGAGGTGCTGCTGTTGTAGTAGACAGCATTAAGAGCATGCA TCTGTGTTCTGGATTGAGTTCGTCATGCGCAATAAAGGTGCAAAACACCTGCGTGTGGAGGCCCACAACCTGA
- the ugt2b1 gene encoding UDP glucuronosyltransferase 2 family, polypeptide B1 isoform X2, with protein sequence MRLVVCFLSLLTVFSAGECGNILVWYTEGSHWINLKIVLDTLMDRGHNVTVLMPDGALFMKAKESDRFSYQNFSVSTSAQDMQDFLDELHFSVFEMEQLNLLQIQMKFFDLGSRHQDMGLSYCDGILKSPELMDKLKTGKFDVLLSDPMYPCSDIVAEVLNVPLVFTLRFSIAHTMERMCGQIPAPPSYVPGAMSKLTDKMSFTERIFNTLFYLSMDTFSVIAWKKFDNYYTEYFGRPTSYCEMMGKADIWLIRTYWDFEFPRPFVPNFKYIGGLHCTPAKPLPKDMEEFVQSSGDDGIVVFTLGSMIDKVPKEMSNRIASALAQIPQKVLWRYGGEKPDTLGENTRIYKWMPQNDLLGHPKTRAFITHGGTNGIYEAIYHGVPMVGIPLFGDQPDNMVHMKTRGAAVVVDSIKSMQPQELVDKLNTVINDPSYKENAMRLSRIHHDRPMKPLDESVFWIEFVMRNKGAKHLRVEAHNLTWYQYHCLDVFAFLTTVLTLVLYICFKMAKFFIMRCCFRSKRKSKKE encoded by the exons ATGAGACTCgtggtctgttttctttctctgctCACTGTGTTCAGCGCTGGAGAATGTGGGAATATATTAGTCTGGTATACTGAGGGCAGCCACTGGATTAATTTGAAGATTGTGTTGGACACTTTAATGGACAGGGGACACAATGTTACAGTGCTGATGCCTGATGGCGCGCTCTTTATGAAAGCCAAAGAATCGGATCGCTTCTCCTACCAGAACTTCAGTGTGTCCACATCCGCACAGGACATGCAAGATTTCTTGGATGAACTACATTTCTCAGTGTTTGAGATGGAGCAATTAAACTTGCTGCAGATTCAAATGAAATTCTTCGACCTTGGTTCCAGACATCAAGATATGGGTTTGTCCTACTGTGACGGCATTCTGAAATCTCCAGAGTTGATGGACAAATTGAAGACAGGAAAGTTTGATGTTCTCCTGTCAGATCCAATGTACCCGTGTAGTGATATTGTGGCTGAAGTGCTGAACGTCCCCTTGGTTTTTACCTTGAGATTCTCCATTGCTCACACTATGGAGCGCATGTGTGGTCAGATACCAGCTCCACCTTCATATGTTCCTGGAGCCATGAGTAAACTAACAGACAAGATGAGCTTTACTGAGCGAATCTTCAACACACTCTTCTACCTTTCTATGGACACTTTTTCTGTTATTGCCTGGAAGAAATTTGATAACTATTATACTGAATATTTTG GACGGCCCACTTCCTATTGTGAGATGATGGGTAAAGCTGATATCTGGTTAATCAGAACCTACTGGGATTTTGAGTTTCCACGGCCATTCGTGCCCAACTTCAAATATATCGGAGGGCTTCACTGCACCCCTGCCAAGCCTTTACCCaag GACATGGAAGAGTTTGTGCAGAGCTCAGGGGATGATGGGATCGTGGTCTTCACACTGGGGTCTATGATAGACAAAGTGCCCAAAGAGATGAGCAATAGAATCGCCTCTGCACTGGCACAGATACCACAGAAG GTCTTGTGGCGATACGGTGGAGAGAAACCAGATACTCTTGGTGAAAACACTAGAATCTATAAGTGGATGCCTCAGAATGATTTACTGG GCCACCCCAAAACCAGAGCGTTCATCACTCACGGGGGCACTAATGGCATATATGAGGCCATATATCATGGTGTCCCGATGGTCGGCATCCCCTTGTTTGGTGACCAGCCTGATAATATGGTTCATATGAAGACCAGAGGTGCTGCTGTTGTAGTAGACAGCATTAAGAGCATGCAGCCACAAGAACTGGTGGACAAACTCAATACAGTCATTAATGACCCTTC GTATAAAGAGAATGCAATGCGTTTGTCCAGGATTCATCACGACAGACCAATGAAGCCTTTAGATGAGTCTGTGTTCTGGATTGAGTTCGTCATGCGCAATAAAGGTGCAAAACACCTGCGTGTGGAGGCCCACAACCTGACCTGGTATCAGTACCACTGTCTGGATGTGTTCGCTTTTCTTACCACTGTCCTGACTCTAGTCCTCTACATCTGCTTTAAAATGGCCAAATTCTTCATCATGCGCTGCTGCTTTAGATCAAAGAGGAAAAGCAAGAAAGAGTGA